In one window of Armatimonadia bacterium DNA:
- a CDS encoding type IV pilus twitching motility protein PilT, which produces MASFALPDLLRLMPDMNASDLHIRAEEPPVMRVNGKLGRLTDFPVMTADDTRELMTAIMTPSQEERFEETRVLDMAYEMEGVARFRVNVFHQQHAVGAVMRMIPIKIKSVEELGLPPILKEFAMLPRGLVLVTGPTGSGKSTTLAAMIHHINATRAAHIITIEDPIEFVHEDVKCVIEQREVGQDTHTFNDALRHVMRQTPDVILVGEMRDLETIQLAITAAETGHLVFGTLHTTDAMQTVDRAVDVFPPAQQQQIRMQLSVTLAAVVCQALLPIKDRAGRVPSFEIMKGSPAIRAVIREGKTHMLYNLIQSGAEEGMIVLDQYLAEMVRREEIAYEAALSKSSYPGEFAKRCGEFAVLPEDEEAPLVLGHADAPPQEAPGGYVHGQAQSGQQ; this is translated from the coding sequence TTGCCGGACCTGCTGAGGCTCATGCCGGACATGAATGCGTCCGACCTCCATATCCGCGCTGAGGAGCCTCCGGTCATGCGCGTGAATGGCAAGCTTGGACGGCTCACGGACTTCCCGGTCATGACCGCTGACGACACCCGTGAGCTCATGACGGCGATCATGACGCCAAGCCAGGAAGAGCGCTTCGAAGAGACGCGGGTCCTTGACATGGCCTACGAGATGGAGGGCGTCGCCCGCTTCCGGGTCAACGTCTTCCACCAGCAGCACGCCGTCGGCGCCGTCATGCGAATGATCCCCATCAAGATCAAGAGCGTCGAAGAGCTCGGCCTGCCGCCCATCCTCAAGGAGTTCGCCATGCTCCCCCGTGGTCTCGTTCTCGTTACCGGGCCGACCGGTTCCGGCAAATCGACCACGCTGGCTGCCATGATCCACCATATCAACGCCACTCGAGCGGCTCACATCATCACCATTGAGGACCCGATCGAGTTCGTGCACGAAGACGTCAAGTGCGTTATTGAGCAGCGCGAGGTCGGCCAGGATACCCACACCTTCAATGACGCCCTGCGCCACGTTATGCGCCAGACGCCTGATGTCATCCTCGTCGGCGAAATGCGTGACCTTGAGACGATCCAGCTTGCGATCACTGCAGCTGAAACCGGCCACCTTGTTTTCGGAACCCTGCACACTACCGACGCGATGCAGACTGTCGACCGCGCCGTCGACGTCTTCCCACCGGCGCAGCAGCAGCAGATCCGCATGCAGTTGTCGGTTACCCTTGCAGCCGTAGTCTGCCAGGCCCTCCTGCCTATCAAGGACCGTGCCGGGCGCGTACCTTCCTTCGAGATCATGAAGGGCTCTCCAGCCATCCGCGCCGTCATCCGCGAGGGCAAGACCCACATGCTCTACAACCTGATCCAGTCCGGCGCCGAAGAGGGTATGATCGTTCTGGACCAGTACCTCGCAGAGATGGTGCGTCGCGAGGAGATCGCCTACGAGGCAGCGCTGTCCAAGTCTTCCTATCCCGGGGAATTCGCCAAGCGCTGCGGCGAGTTCGCCGTCCTGCCCGAGGATGAAGAGGCACCACTAGTCCTTGGCCATGCAGACGCGCCTCCACAGGAAGCGCCTGGCGGCTATGTCCATGGTCAGGCCCAGAGCGGCCAGCAGTAG